The following proteins come from a genomic window of Paucimonas lemoignei:
- a CDS encoding NTP pyrophosphohydrolaseincluding oxidative damage repair enzyme: MDDTYNLQRFVQAQAPVFEQVLSELHEGRKQTHWMWFVFPQITGLGRSETARFYAITGIDEARAYLAHPLLGERLEHCAKLIEPQLQWTARQIFGSPDDLKLHSSMTLFAIAAPERPIFQAVLDTFFDGSHDRLTVEKLRSQQP, encoded by the coding sequence ATGGACGACACCTACAATCTGCAACGGTTTGTTCAGGCGCAAGCGCCGGTATTCGAACAGGTGCTCAGCGAACTGCACGAAGGCCGCAAGCAAACGCACTGGATGTGGTTCGTGTTCCCGCAGATCACTGGGTTGGGCCGCAGCGAGACGGCACGATTCTATGCCATCACCGGTATCGACGAAGCGCGAGCCTATCTTGCACATCCTCTTTTGGGGGAGCGCCTGGAGCACTGCGCGAAGCTGATCGAACCCCAGTTGCAATGGACGGCCCGGCAAATATTCGGCTCGCCCGATGACCTCAAATTGCACTCCAGCATGACCCTGTTCGCCATTGCTGCGCCCGAGCGGCCGATTTTCCAGGCGGTGCTCGATACCTTTTTCGATGGCAGCCATGATCGCCTGACCGTTGAAAAGCTCCGCAGCCAGCAACCTTAA
- the quiA gene encoding Pyrrolo-quinoline quinone, producing the protein MTKSLPSASVSRWPVWVAALGVLVFGLLFMAGGGYLTMLGGSVYFLLAGLGMLVSAVLLFKQRLAGAWLFAAVMLLSVIWALADAGLNFWPQISRLFALGILSLVVALVYPTLRKNNGLVGGRGGYALSGLLAIAVVAGVYGMFIPHASVAPTGDGPGLSKVEPGNAQKNWAHYGNDEGGNRFAALDQINRSNVASLVPAWTYQTGDVAISDGNGAEDQTTPLQVGDKVFICTPHNNIIALDADTGKQLWKNEINAQSKVWQRCRGLAYFDATAPLAQPVDGSTPATAVAVPAGANCQRRLLSNTIDARLIAVDADTGEFCQGFGNKGQVDLKAGLGNVPDSYYQLSSAPLMAGSTVVVGGRVADNVQADMPGGVIRGFDVVTGAMRWAFDPGNPDDKNAPAADSTYVRSTPNSWAPMSYDPAMNTIFLPMGSSSTDIYGVERTALDHKYGASVLALNATTGEEKWVYQTVHNDLWDFDLPMQPTLMDFTQADGSKVPAVVIGTKAGQIFVLDRATGKPLTKVEDVPVNAANIPNEPYSLTQPLSTGMPQIGTRHMTESDMWGATPFDQMLCRISFKQMRYEGLYTAPGTDKSLSFPGSLGGMNWGSISTDPVHGFIFVNDMRLGLWIQMVPQQKDAKASSGGEALNTGMGAVPLKGTPYAVNKNRFLSIAGIPCQAPPFGTLTAIDMKTQKVAWQVPVGTVQDTGPLGVKMHLPLPIGMPTLGGTLSTQGGLIFIAGTQDYYLRAFNSANGEEAWKARLPVGSQGGPMTFVSPKTGKQYVVITAGGGRQSPDRGDYVIAYALPDSK; encoded by the coding sequence ATGACTAAGTCTCTCCCTTCGGCATCCGTCAGCCGCTGGCCCGTTTGGGTCGCTGCGCTGGGCGTGCTGGTATTTGGATTACTGTTCATGGCCGGTGGCGGCTACCTCACAATGCTGGGCGGCAGCGTGTACTTCCTGCTCGCGGGCCTGGGCATGCTGGTGTCGGCGGTGCTGCTGTTCAAACAGCGTCTGGCGGGTGCCTGGCTGTTCGCGGCGGTCATGTTGCTTTCGGTGATCTGGGCGTTGGCCGATGCGGGGCTTAATTTCTGGCCGCAGATTTCGCGCCTGTTTGCGCTGGGCATCCTGAGCCTGGTGGTGGCGCTGGTCTACCCGACGTTGCGCAAGAACAACGGCCTGGTCGGCGGGCGAGGCGGGTACGCGCTGAGCGGCCTGCTCGCGATTGCGGTGGTTGCCGGGGTGTATGGCATGTTCATCCCCCATGCATCGGTGGCGCCGACGGGCGATGGCCCGGGCTTGAGCAAAGTCGAGCCAGGCAATGCGCAGAAGAATTGGGCACATTACGGCAATGACGAGGGCGGCAACCGCTTTGCCGCGCTGGACCAGATCAACCGCAGTAACGTCGCCAGCCTGGTCCCCGCCTGGACCTACCAGACCGGTGATGTGGCGATCAGTGACGGCAACGGCGCTGAAGACCAGACCACCCCGCTGCAGGTCGGCGACAAGGTGTTCATCTGCACCCCGCACAACAACATCATTGCCCTGGATGCCGACACCGGCAAACAGCTGTGGAAAAACGAGATCAATGCCCAGAGTAAAGTCTGGCAGCGTTGCCGTGGCCTGGCGTACTTCGACGCCACGGCGCCGCTCGCCCAACCGGTGGACGGCAGCACCCCGGCAACCGCCGTGGCGGTGCCCGCTGGCGCCAATTGCCAGCGTCGCTTGCTGAGCAACACCATCGATGCGCGCCTGATTGCCGTGGATGCCGATACGGGCGAGTTCTGCCAGGGTTTCGGCAACAAGGGTCAGGTGGATCTGAAAGCCGGTTTGGGGAATGTTCCGGACTCCTACTACCAACTGTCGTCCGCGCCGCTGATGGCGGGCAGCACCGTAGTGGTTGGCGGGCGGGTGGCGGATAACGTCCAGGCGGACATGCCCGGTGGCGTGATCCGTGGTTTTGACGTGGTCACCGGTGCCATGCGCTGGGCATTCGACCCCGGCAACCCCGATGACAAAAATGCCCCGGCTGCCGACAGCACTTATGTGCGCAGTACGCCGAACAGCTGGGCGCCGATGTCCTATGACCCGGCGATGAACACGATCTTCCTGCCGATGGGCAGTTCGTCCACGGACATTTACGGCGTGGAACGTACCGCACTGGATCACAAATACGGTGCTTCGGTGCTGGCCTTGAACGCCACCACGGGCGAAGAGAAGTGGGTCTACCAGACCGTTCATAACGACCTGTGGGACTTCGACCTGCCCATGCAGCCCACCTTGATGGACTTCACCCAGGCTGACGGCAGCAAGGTGCCAGCCGTGGTGATCGGCACCAAGGCCGGTCAAATCTTCGTCCTCGACCGCGCCACCGGCAAGCCGTTGACCAAAGTCGAAGACGTGCCCGTCAACGCCGCCAACATCCCCAACGAGCCGTACTCGCTGACTCAGCCGCTGTCCACCGGTATGCCGCAGATCGGCACCCGACACATGACCGAATCGGACATGTGGGGCGCTACGCCGTTTGACCAGATGCTGTGCCGCATCTCGTTCAAGCAAATGCGTTACGAAGGCCTGTACACCGCGCCGGGGACAGACAAGTCGCTGAGCTTCCCGGGTTCGCTGGGCGGCATGAACTGGGGCAGCATCTCCACTGACCCGGTACACGGTTTCATCTTCGTCAACGACATGCGTCTGGGCCTGTGGATCCAGATGGTGCCGCAGCAGAAAGACGCCAAGGCCTCGTCCGGCGGCGAAGCGTTGAACACCGGCATGGGCGCTGTTCCGCTCAAGGGCACGCCTTACGCGGTGAACAAGAACCGCTTCCTGTCGATTGCCGGCATCCCATGCCAGGCGCCGCCGTTCGGTACCCTGACTGCGATTGACATGAAGACCCAGAAAGTCGCCTGGCAAGTGCCCGTCGGCACAGTGCAGGACACCGGTCCGCTGGGCGTGAAGATGCACCTGCCGCTGCCTATCGGCATGCCGACCCTGGGTGGCACGCTGTCGACTCAAGGTGGCTTGATCTTCATTGCCGGTACCCAGGATTACTACCTGCGCGCCTTCAACTCGGCCAATGGCGAAGAGGCCTGGAAAGCCCGCTTGCCGGTGGGCAGCCAGGGCGGGCCGATGACCTTCGTGTCGCCGAAAACCGGCAAGCAGTACGTGGTGATTACTGCCGGTGGCGGTCGTCAGTCGCCGGATCGTGGTGACTACGTCATCGCCTACGCGTTGCCTGATAGTAAGTAA
- a CDS encoding NAD-dependent epimerase/dehydratase encodes MSDNALVIGASGIIGSATARSLVDQGWQVAGLARKPVEQEGVTPVVADLLDTDSLKAALADSAPTHVYITTWSRQATEAENIRVNAAMVRNVLDVLSTKGSVRHVALVTGLKHYLGPFEAYGKGTLPKTPFREEQGRLDVENFYYAQEDEVFAAAKRDGFTWSVHRPHTITGVAVGNAMNMATTLAVYASICKATGRPFRFPGSRVQWDSLTDMSDADIVARQQIWASTTPAAANQAFNVTNGDIFRWSWMWEQIAGWFDIEPAPFPESDAPLAEQMADDAQAWQKLVEQHNLAEPDIDKLISPWHTDADLGRPIEVVTDMSKSRLMGFTDYKASDRAFFDVFAELRQRRLIP; translated from the coding sequence ATGAGTGACAACGCATTGGTCATCGGTGCCAGCGGAATCATCGGCAGCGCAACGGCTCGCAGCCTGGTGGATCAGGGCTGGCAAGTGGCGGGGCTGGCGCGCAAGCCGGTGGAGCAGGAGGGCGTGACCCCGGTGGTCGCTGACTTGCTCGACACCGACTCGCTGAAGGCTGCACTGGCTGACAGTGCTCCCACCCATGTGTACATCACCACCTGGTCGCGTCAGGCCACGGAAGCGGAAAACATTCGGGTCAATGCCGCGATGGTGCGCAACGTCCTCGATGTTCTGAGTACCAAGGGCAGCGTCCGGCATGTGGCGTTGGTCACCGGGCTCAAACATTACCTGGGTCCCTTCGAGGCCTACGGCAAAGGCACGCTGCCCAAGACGCCGTTCCGCGAAGAGCAAGGCAGGCTGGACGTGGAGAACTTCTACTACGCCCAGGAAGACGAAGTCTTTGCCGCAGCCAAACGTGATGGCTTCACCTGGAGCGTGCATCGCCCGCACACCATCACCGGGGTTGCCGTGGGCAATGCCATGAATATGGCCACTACCCTGGCGGTCTATGCGTCGATCTGCAAAGCCACCGGCCGGCCGTTTCGCTTCCCCGGGTCGCGGGTCCAGTGGGACAGCCTCACCGACATGAGCGACGCCGATATCGTCGCCCGCCAGCAAATCTGGGCTTCAACCACTCCGGCAGCGGCCAATCAGGCCTTCAACGTGACCAACGGCGATATATTTCGCTGGAGCTGGATGTGGGAGCAGATCGCGGGCTGGTTTGATATCGAGCCCGCGCCGTTCCCCGAGTCGGATGCGCCGCTTGCCGAGCAAATGGCCGACGATGCGCAGGCCTGGCAGAAGCTGGTTGAACAGCACAACCTGGCAGAACCGGACATCGACAAGCTGATTTCACCCTGGCACACCGACGCGGACCTGGGGCGCCCGATTGAAGTGGTCACCGACATGTCGAAAAGCCGCCTGATGGGCTTTACCGACTACAAAGCCAGCGACCGTGCCTTTTTTGACGTGTTCGCCGAGCTGCGCCAACGCCGTCTGATTCCCTGA
- a CDS encoding lipoprotein translates to MQARFNKAISSGFKYVALIAAVALSGCVMIPYETTEAKAQIARDLNLAPGDIQGVTETNWCLYVYGAEPACTVTKGLGVLTRNGLILSLYEGKTYQQALALKSEQITCAKTVGGRDAEETFVVFTDKMGVMLAPITPGGQMNMPLKKQFFDYLLARNQTVFTGKDGSYVKETDERRYGGGFVRGTAIPYATSETVWTTINPCPAS, encoded by the coding sequence GTGCAGGCAAGATTCAACAAGGCGATCAGCAGTGGTTTCAAGTACGTGGCGTTGATCGCGGCGGTCGCACTCAGCGGTTGTGTGATGATTCCGTATGAAACAACCGAAGCCAAAGCGCAGATCGCCAGGGATCTGAACCTGGCGCCTGGCGACATTCAAGGCGTGACCGAAACCAACTGGTGCCTGTACGTGTACGGCGCGGAGCCCGCTTGCACTGTAACCAAAGGTCTGGGCGTACTGACCCGCAATGGCTTGATCCTCAGCCTGTATGAGGGAAAGACCTATCAGCAGGCCCTCGCCCTCAAGAGCGAACAGATCACCTGTGCGAAAACCGTTGGCGGGCGAGATGCGGAAGAAACCTTCGTGGTCTTCACCGATAAGATGGGCGTCATGCTCGCGCCAATCACCCCCGGCGGCCAAATGAACATGCCGCTGAAGAAGCAATTCTTCGATTACCTGCTGGCGCGCAATCAGACGGTGTTCACGGGCAAAGACGGCAGCTACGTCAAGGAAACCGACGAGCGCCGCTACGGCGGAGGCTTCGTCAGAGGCACAGCGATTCCTTACGCGACTTCCGAGACGGTCTGGACCACGATCAACCCTTGCCCGGCCTCCTGA
- the yabJ_5 gene encoding endoribonuclease L-PSP has translation MANQDLTFIPDPDPDSISSDVAGVGGLLVSTQIPTRADGSLELGGITEQSECTLQALKVALEKAGSSMDRVLHLTIYLTDMADRAAFNDVYRRFFMQPWPVRAAVGVAALAVEGMRVEVTAMAAKG, from the coding sequence ATGGCCAACCAAGACCTGACATTCATTCCCGATCCAGACCCGGATTCGATTTCCTCCGATGTAGCCGGTGTCGGTGGGCTGCTGGTTTCCACCCAGATCCCCACCCGTGCCGATGGCAGCCTGGAGTTGGGCGGCATTACCGAGCAAAGCGAATGCACGCTGCAAGCGTTGAAGGTTGCCCTGGAAAAAGCCGGTAGCTCGATGGATCGTGTGCTGCACCTGACGATCTACCTCACCGACATGGCCGACCGTGCCGCCTTCAATGACGTCTATCGACGCTTTTTCATGCAGCCGTGGCCGGTGCGCGCTGCGGTTGGCGTCGCTGCGCTGGCCGTGGAAGGCATGCGCGTGGAAGTCACTGCCATGGCAGCGAAGGGCTGA
- the hsaD gene encoding Alpha/beta hydrolase fold translates to MRLATTAGFMLALALPVGAMAETPSYGKQLEGFEYPHPLSKFEFESQGKKLEMGYMDVAAQGKANGKTVVLLHGKNFCAATWEDSIQALSGAGYRVIAPDQIGFCTSSKPETYQYTFQQLASNTHALLNKLGIEKATVIGHSTGGMLATRYALMYPQQTQQLVMVNPIGLEDWKALGVPYRTVDQWYARELKVSAEGIRKYEQNTYYAGRWKPEYDKWVDMLAGLSNGPGKQAVAWNSALIYDMIFTQPVFYEFGKLKVPTLLMIGDADTTAIGSDIVSPELKATLGNYKVLGKNAAKMIPGAKLVEFPGMGHAPQMEDPAGFNKALISGLVSD, encoded by the coding sequence ATGCGTTTAGCCACAACAGCCGGTTTCATGCTGGCGCTGGCGTTACCCGTCGGCGCCATGGCCGAGACACCCAGCTACGGCAAGCAACTGGAAGGTTTCGAATACCCTCATCCGTTGAGCAAATTCGAATTCGAATCCCAGGGCAAAAAACTGGAAATGGGCTACATGGACGTTGCCGCCCAAGGCAAAGCCAATGGCAAAACCGTGGTGTTGTTGCATGGCAAGAACTTTTGCGCCGCCACCTGGGAAGACAGCATCCAGGCCCTGAGCGGTGCGGGTTACCGGGTCATTGCGCCGGATCAGATTGGCTTTTGCACCTCCAGCAAGCCGGAGACCTATCAGTACACGTTCCAGCAATTGGCAAGCAATACCCATGCGTTGCTGAACAAGCTGGGTATCGAGAAAGCCACGGTCATCGGCCACTCCACCGGCGGCATGCTCGCCACCCGATATGCGCTGATGTATCCGCAGCAGACCCAGCAGTTGGTCATGGTCAACCCTATTGGCCTGGAAGACTGGAAAGCCCTGGGCGTGCCGTATCGCACGGTGGATCAATGGTACGCGCGTGAGCTGAAAGTCAGCGCCGAAGGCATTCGTAAATACGAGCAAAACACTTACTACGCCGGGCGCTGGAAGCCTGAGTACGACAAGTGGGTCGACATGCTGGCCGGGCTGAGTAACGGCCCCGGCAAGCAAGCGGTGGCGTGGAACTCGGCGCTGATCTACGACATGATTTTCACCCAGCCGGTGTTCTACGAGTTCGGCAAGCTCAAGGTCCCGACCTTGCTGATGATTGGCGACGCGGACACCACGGCCATTGGCAGCGACATCGTCTCCCCGGAACTCAAGGCCACCCTGGGTAATTACAAGGTGCTGGGTAAAAACGCCGCCAAAATGATCCCCGGCGCCAAGCTGGTGGAATTCCCCGGCATGGGCCACGCCCCACAAATGGAAGACCCGGCGGGCTTCAACAAGGCGTTGATTTCGGGGTTGGTTAGCGATTGA
- the glsA gene encoding glutaminase, which produces MQNLLNEILDEVRPLMGQGKVANYIPALGEVSPDQLGIAVYSNDGELFCAGDAATRFSIQSISKVFSLVQAIGHSGEDIWQRLGHEPSGQPFNSLVQLEFERGRPRNPFINAGALVICDINQSRFAAPSLSMRDFVRRLCGNPEIISDSKVAESEYQHRSRNAAAAYLMKSFDNFHNDVEDVLRSYFHHCALSMSCVDLARAFGFLANQGYCVHSGQQILSARQTKQLNSIMATSGLYDEAGNFAYRVGLPGKSGVGGGIVAVVPGRFTVCVWSPELNAAGNSLVGMAALEKLSARIEWSVF; this is translated from the coding sequence ATGCAGAACCTGCTGAACGAGATCCTTGATGAAGTCCGTCCACTGATGGGGCAAGGCAAGGTTGCCAATTACATCCCGGCTTTGGGCGAAGTGTCGCCGGATCAATTGGGCATTGCCGTTTACAGCAATGATGGCGAGCTGTTCTGCGCAGGCGATGCGGCGACGCGGTTTTCGATCCAGAGCATTTCCAAGGTATTCAGTCTGGTGCAGGCCATTGGTCATTCGGGTGAAGACATCTGGCAGCGGCTGGGCCATGAGCCGTCCGGACAGCCGTTCAATTCCTTGGTGCAACTGGAGTTCGAACGGGGCAGGCCGCGTAATCCGTTCATCAACGCCGGGGCGCTGGTGATCTGCGACATCAACCAGTCGCGCTTCGCTGCGCCGTCCCTGTCGATGCGTGACTTCGTCCGGCGCCTGTGCGGCAACCCCGAGATCATCTCCGATTCGAAAGTGGCCGAATCCGAATACCAGCACCGCTCACGCAACGCTGCTGCGGCGTATCTGATGAAGTCCTTCGACAACTTTCACAACGACGTCGAAGACGTCCTGCGCAGTTACTTTCACCACTGTGCCTTGAGCATGAGCTGCGTGGACCTGGCCCGTGCGTTCGGCTTCCTCGCCAACCAGGGCTATTGCGTGCACAGCGGCCAGCAGATTCTCAGCGCCCGGCAAACCAAGCAGCTCAACTCGATCATGGCCACCAGCGGGCTCTACGACGAAGCAGGCAATTTCGCCTATCGCGTCGGCTTGCCGGGCAAAAGTGGTGTCGGTGGCGGGATTGTGGCCGTGGTGCCGGGGCGCTTCACAGTGTGCGTGTGGTCTCCGGAGCTGAACGCGGCAGGCAACTCGTTGGTGGGCATGGCGGCATTGGAAAAACTCAGTGCGCGCATCGAATGGTCGGTGTTTTAA
- the msbA_2 gene encoding ABC transporter, transmembrane region:ABC transporter, protein MPVVSRFTAFLDQARRAMGLVWTTSRGLSLGLIVATLIAGVLPALAAWLGQRIVDAVVAAMQLHAATGEAPLWPVLRYVLLEAGVLALLAGTQRALSVQQALLRVQLGQKVNTLILEKAQTLSLIQFEDSEFYDKLVRVRREASTRPLALVTKSLGLVQNLISLISFGVLLIHFSPWALLILVIGALPVFFAEAHFSGDAFRLFTRRAPESRQQNYIETLLSHETYIKEVKLFGFGPLLMKRYRDTFERLYAEDRRLTLRRDGWGFLLGLLGTSAFYFAYGWIVIDAVHGQITLGQMTMYLVLFKQGQSAVSSSLSAISGLYEDGLYLADLYDYLGQPVPVESGHLTEGVMPGDGLRFEGVGFSYPGSSHPTLIDIDLHLSPGRSVALVGENGSGKTTIIKLLTRLYRPDEGRILLDGSDLNDWNEDALRRRIGVIFQDYIRYQFVVGENLGVGDIDAFGEEARWRDAASQGMAAEFIERLDKGYATQLGRWFAGGQELSGGQWQKIALSRAYMRRNADLLILDEPTAALDAGAEAAVFDHFREYAKGRMTLLISHRFSSVRNADHIVVLDQGRVLERGDHASLVAAGGRYAQLFDLQARGYR, encoded by the coding sequence ATGCCCGTTGTCAGCCGCTTCACCGCTTTCCTCGATCAGGCCCGCCGTGCCATGGGCCTGGTGTGGACCACGTCTCGGGGTTTATCCCTGGGGTTGATTGTGGCCACGCTGATCGCCGGTGTCTTGCCTGCACTGGCGGCGTGGCTTGGCCAGCGCATTGTCGACGCTGTGGTCGCGGCCATGCAGTTGCATGCGGCTACCGGCGAGGCGCCGCTGTGGCCGGTGCTGCGTTACGTTCTGCTTGAAGCCGGTGTGTTGGCGCTGCTGGCCGGGACGCAGAGGGCGCTGTCTGTGCAACAGGCCTTGCTGCGGGTCCAGTTGGGCCAGAAGGTCAACACCCTGATCCTCGAAAAAGCCCAGACCTTGTCGCTGATCCAGTTCGAAGACTCGGAGTTCTACGACAAACTGGTCAGGGTTCGTCGGGAGGCCTCCACCCGGCCTCTGGCGCTGGTGACCAAATCCCTGGGGCTGGTGCAGAACCTGATCTCGTTGATCAGCTTCGGCGTCCTGCTGATCCATTTTTCACCCTGGGCGCTGCTGATTCTGGTGATTGGCGCACTGCCGGTGTTCTTCGCCGAGGCGCATTTTTCCGGCGATGCGTTCCGGCTGTTCACCCGTCGCGCCCCGGAAAGCCGTCAGCAGAATTACATCGAGACACTGCTGTCCCACGAAACCTACATCAAGGAGGTCAAGCTGTTCGGCTTCGGGCCCTTGTTGATGAAGCGTTATCGCGACACCTTCGAACGGCTGTATGCCGAAGATCGCCGCCTGACCTTGCGCCGTGACGGCTGGGGCTTTCTGCTGGGTTTACTGGGCACCAGCGCGTTCTATTTTGCCTATGGCTGGATCGTGATCGATGCCGTGCATGGGCAGATCACCCTCGGGCAAATGACAATGTATCTGGTGCTGTTCAAGCAGGGGCAAAGCGCGGTGAGCAGCAGCCTCAGCGCCATCAGTGGTTTATATGAGGACGGCTTGTACCTGGCCGATCTGTACGACTATCTCGGTCAGCCGGTGCCCGTGGAAAGCGGTCACCTGACTGAAGGCGTGATGCCGGGAGACGGGCTGCGCTTTGAAGGTGTGGGTTTCAGCTACCCCGGCTCCAGCCATCCGACGCTGATCGACATCGACCTGCACCTCTCGCCAGGACGCAGCGTGGCGCTGGTGGGCGAGAATGGCTCAGGCAAAACCACGATCATCAAGCTGCTGACACGGCTGTATCGGCCTGACGAGGGGCGAATCCTGCTCGATGGCAGCGATCTCAATGATTGGAACGAGGATGCTCTGCGACGGCGCATCGGGGTGATCTTCCAGGACTACATCCGCTACCAGTTTGTGGTGGGGGAAAACCTGGGGGTTGGCGATATCGATGCGTTCGGCGAAGAGGCCCGCTGGCGCGATGCGGCCAGCCAGGGCATGGCGGCGGAGTTCATCGAGCGGCTGGACAAAGGCTACGCCACGCAACTGGGCCGCTGGTTTGCCGGAGGGCAGGAATTGTCTGGCGGGCAATGGCAGAAAATCGCGCTGTCCCGGGCGTACATGCGCCGCAACGCGGACCTGCTGATTCTCGACGAACCCACCGCCGCGCTGGATGCCGGAGCGGAGGCGGCAGTCTTTGACCATTTCCGTGAATACGCCAAGGGCCGCATGACGCTGCTGATTTCCCACCGTTTCTCCAGCGTGCGCAATGCCGACCATATTGTGGTGCTGGATCAGGGCCGGGTGCTGGAGCGCGGCGATCACGCCAGCCTGGTGGCGGCGGGCGGGCGATATGCTCAGCTGTTTGATCTGCAGGCGCGGGGGTATCGGTAG
- the pnuC gene encoding putative nicotinamide mononucleotide transporter PnuC: protein MSTLEIIAVIVNVLGVWLTARRIRWCWPVGVVAVSLYAWIFFDAKLYSDMLLQVLFAFLQVYGWWRWSTGGLDHGKVHVGQLTLNEALLSLVIGALGAVLLGSLMASFTDAAVPWLDASLTAGSVVAGVWAARKYVASWWLWIVLDVVYVGMYLFKDLHLTAGLYVGFIVLAVYGWRAWRRDLLEQRTA, encoded by the coding sequence ATGTCGACGCTTGAAATCATCGCTGTGATCGTCAATGTGCTGGGCGTTTGGCTCACTGCGCGGCGTATTCGCTGGTGCTGGCCGGTAGGGGTGGTGGCGGTGTCCTTGTACGCGTGGATTTTCTTCGACGCCAAACTGTATTCGGACATGCTCCTGCAAGTGCTGTTTGCGTTTCTGCAGGTGTACGGCTGGTGGCGCTGGAGCACTGGCGGGCTGGATCACGGCAAGGTGCATGTGGGGCAGCTGACCCTGAACGAAGCACTGTTGAGCCTGGTGATTGGCGCTCTGGGCGCGGTGTTGCTGGGCAGCCTGATGGCGAGTTTTACCGACGCTGCCGTGCCATGGCTGGACGCATCACTGACGGCGGGTAGCGTGGTCGCCGGTGTCTGGGCCGCGCGCAAATACGTGGCCAGCTGGTGGCTGTGGATCGTGCTGGACGTGGTTTATGTGGGGATGTATCTGTTCAAGGACCTGCACTTGACCGCTGGCCTGTATGTCGGCTTCATCGTGTTGGCGGTGTACGGCTGGCGCGCCTGGAGGCGGGATTTGCTTGAGCAGCGGACGGCCTGA
- a CDS encoding putative lipoprotein codes for MNRSVAPYFEFSCNALAPLRPLMIALAGLLLAACGTQRVNQAPELTPAQVRAQIVRLMPAKTPDREGWAADIQSAFAAQELDPTTENLCSVLAVTEQESTYQVDPPVPNMAKIARGEIDRRAARLHIPNVLINRALAIKSPTGKTYAARLNAARTEKDLSAIFDDFIGMVPLGQTLFGSFNPVHTGGPMQVSIAFAEQQAKGYPYPVEGSIRREVFTRRGGMYFGIAHLLGYPADYPKALYRFADFNAGWYASRNAAFQSAVTQATGIKLALDGDLIRYDSTSPSSTELAVRSLGKRLDMKNSAIFSQLKQGDTLDFQETEVYEKVFALAEQATGKTLPRAMLPGITLQSPKITRELTTAWFAERVDGRRERCVQRAGR; via the coding sequence TTGAACCGATCCGTCGCGCCGTATTTCGAGTTTTCGTGCAACGCTCTGGCTCCGCTCAGGCCTCTGATGATCGCGCTCGCGGGTTTGCTGTTGGCGGCCTGCGGCACGCAACGGGTCAATCAAGCGCCCGAACTCACGCCTGCTCAAGTGCGTGCGCAGATCGTGCGGTTGATGCCTGCCAAAACCCCGGATCGGGAGGGCTGGGCCGCCGATATCCAGAGCGCCTTTGCCGCGCAGGAGTTGGACCCGACTACCGAGAACCTGTGTTCAGTGTTGGCCGTGACTGAACAGGAATCCACTTATCAGGTCGACCCGCCGGTACCCAACATGGCAAAGATCGCGCGGGGTGAAATCGATCGCCGGGCTGCGCGGCTGCACATCCCTAACGTGTTGATCAACCGTGCCCTGGCGATCAAGTCACCTACGGGCAAAACCTACGCGGCGCGCCTCAACGCCGCCCGCACCGAGAAGGACCTGAGTGCGATCTTCGATGATTTCATCGGCATGGTGCCCCTGGGCCAAACGCTGTTTGGCAGCTTCAACCCGGTGCACACCGGCGGGCCGATGCAGGTCAGCATCGCCTTCGCCGAACAGCAAGCCAAGGGCTACCCGTATCCGGTGGAAGGCAGCATTCGCCGTGAAGTGTTCACTCGCCGTGGCGGGATGTACTTCGGCATCGCGCATTTGCTCGGCTACCCGGCGGATTACCCGAAAGCGCTGTACCGGTTCGCCGATTTCAACGCGGGCTGGTACGCCAGCCGCAACGCGGCTTTTCAGAGCGCGGTGACCCAGGCGACGGGCATCAAGCTGGCGCTGGACGGCGACCTGATTCGCTACGACTCCACATCCCCCAGTTCCACAGAATTGGCCGTGCGCTCATTGGGCAAGCGCCTGGACATGAAAAATTCGGCCATTTTCAGTCAGCTCAAACAAGGCGATACCCTGGATTTCCAGGAGACCGAGGTGTACGAAAAAGTCTTCGCCCTGGCTGAACAGGCAACGGGCAAGACGCTGCCCAGAGCGATGTTGCCGGGCATCACCTTGCAGAGCCCGAAGATCACTCGGGAGCTGACCACGGCGTGGTTTGCCGAGCGGGTCGATGGGCGTCGTGAGCGCTGCGTGCAGCGGGCCGGGCGTTAA